A region of the Campylobacter subantarcticus LMG 24377 genome:
TCTTCCATTTTGATATTGCTTTCAATACCTGCTTTTACTTCATTATAACTCATAGTACTTTTTGCTCTTGCATCTTCTTTTAAGATAACATGATATCCAAAATCACTTTTCACAGGTGTTTTAGAAATAGTACCTTTTTTCATAGAAAAAGCTGCATCAGCAAATGGTTTTACCATAGTTGATTCAGCAAACCAACCAAGATCACCGCCTTGAGCCGAAGAACCTTTGTCGATCGATTTTTCTTTTGCAAGTTGAGCGAATTTATCATTTAAAGCTTTTCCGCTTAGTTTGCTAAGCTGAACAATGATATCTTTAGCTTCTTTTTCATTAGTTACTAAAATATGTTTAGCTTTTACTTGAGCTGGTTTAGTAAATTTATCTTTATTTGCTTCATAGTATTTTTTAGCTTTCGCATCGTTATTTTTAATAGAATCAAAAATTTTCTTTTGATAGATATTTACCAAAATAGCTTCTTTAGCACGCTCTAATTCTTCTTTATAAGAAGGGTCATTTTCAATTTTTTGAGCTTTAGCGTCTTTTAATACAAGTTGTTGAATGATGTATTGATCAATGATTGCTTTTTTTTGTTCAGCTGGCAAATCAGTGATTTTAGCACCTCTTAACATAGGAGCAAAAAACTCATTCACTTCTGTATCACTGATATTGTTTCCATCAAGGGTTGCAACCACCGCAGCATTTAAACTTAAACCTGTTAATAAAGCCGCAGTAACTAAAGAAATTTTTTTCATTGTTTTTCCTTTTGAAATAGTTTTGTTGATTTTATTATATCTAAACTTTATTTAAAGCCGATTAACATACAATAAGTTTATGAAAAGAAATTTAGAAATTAAAAAATTATTTTTAGAGCATTTTGGACAAGCAAAAACAGAATTAGTTTTTAGCAATGCTTATGAACTCTTAGTTTGTGTTATGCTTTCAGCACAATGTACTGATAAAAGAGTTAATCTCATCACACCGGCTTTATTTAAAGCTTATCCTAGCGTGCAAGATTTAGCTAAGGCAAATTTGTCATCTTTAAAACTTTTGATCAATTCTTGCTCATTTTATAATAATAAAGCACAAAATTTAATCAAAATGGCTCAAGCGGTTTGTGAGCAATTTAATGGCGAAATTCCTCTAAATGAGCAAGATTTAAAAAGTCTGGCAGGAGTAGGACAAAAAACCGCACATGTAGTGATGATAGAATGGTGCGGGGCTAATTGCATGGCTGTTGACACCCATGTTTTTAGAGTTTCACATAGACTTCATCTTAGCAAGGCTAAAACTCCTGAAGAAACTGAAAAAGACTTAACTAAAATTTTTAAAGACAATCTCAACTATCTTCATCAAGCTATGGTACTTTTTGGACGCTATACATGCAAAGCCAAAAATCCTTTGTGCAAAGAGTGCTTTTTAAATCATTTATGTAAGAGTAAAGATAAAAAATTAATCTAGCACTAAATTAGTGCTAGATGATTTTAATGGAAAAATGGTAGATACAAGAAAGCATTAATCACTAAAGCATTCACAATATCTATAAAGAATGCACCCACCAAAGGCACGATAATAAACTCCATATGGCTCATACCATAGTGATTTGTTACAGTTTGCATATTTACCATAGCTGTTGGAGTAGCCCCTAAACCAAAACCACAATGTCCTGCTGCTAAAACCGCTGCATCATAGTCTTTTCCGCACACTCTAAAGGTAATAAATATAGCAAAAGCTGCCATCATTGCAACTTGTACTACTAAGATAACTAGCATTGGTAAAGCTAAGGTAACTAAATCCCAAAGATTAATTGTCATCAATGCTAAAGCTAAAAATAAAGACAAGCTCACATTACCTAAAACTGACACTTCTCTATCAAACACATGATGAATTTTTGTAGCTGATAAAATATTTCTTAAAACAACACCTACAAAAAGACAATAAACAAAAGTTGGCAAAGTAAACCCTGTATTGGTTTTAATATAAGTAGATAAAGCACTACCTATTAATAAACATAAAGCAATCAATGCTAAAGACTCTATAAAAGAAGATGGAGTTATTAATCTTTCTTTTTCTGGAGATTGGAAATTTAAAATCGCATCTTTATCATCGTTTTGTTTTGGAACCACTAATTTATGCTTATTGACTAGGTATCTTGCAACCGGTCCACCAATAATACCACCTGAAATAAGACCAAATGTTGCACAAGCAATAGCAACAGTAGTTGCACTAGAATACAAATAAGGTTCTTTGATAAATTCAGCCGCCCAAGCCGCACCTGTACCATGTCCACCACTCATTGTAACAGAACCTGCAATAAGCCCCATAAGTGGATTTTGTCCCATAGCAGTTGCTACACCTATACCAACAATATTTTGTGCAAGTAATAAACCAACTACTACTACCAAGAAAATCGCTAATTTTCTTCCGCCTTTTTTTAGCGAAGAAAAATCAGCTAGCAAACCAATGCTTGAAAAGAATGCAAGCATTAAAGGATCTTTCATAGATTCATCAAATTTGATATTCAATGAAAAAGAACTATGTAAGATTAAAAGAACAATCGCAGCAATTCCACCACCAACAACAGGCTCAGGGATATTATAATCACGAAGGAATTTTACCCTTTTAATAACAAAAACACCCAAAAGTAATACTATAACCATAGTAACTAGCGTTGCATAAAAATCAAATTTCATATCTCTCCTTTGTTCGATTTATCTATCAATTGTATTCTAAATGACTTTAAAACAACACAAATTAACATTACAGTTTAACCGTGATATTACAAAATGAAACATTTTTAAGTCTATTTTACCCTGAAATCAAAACAATATTGTGGTATAAATTAATATTTTTAAGCAAGGAAAGCTTTGCTCTACTAAGTTCTTGGAGTGAATTAATAAGCAATGTATTTGCATCAAGATAATCTTTTAATTCACTACGCCCTAATTCATACTTTTCATAGTAAAGTTGTGTAATTTTTGCTTGATTTGCATTGATATCTTTTACCAAATTTAACAAAGCATTATAATATCTATCATTTTCATAACAAAGTTTAAACTCATGAATGGCTTTTTGCAATACATCTTTATATTCAAATAAACGAGCTTGATAGGCTAATTCTGAAATTTTAACATTTTGTTTCACTCTGTAAAAGTCCAAAAATGGAAGTTCAATGGCTACATTTCCACCTAAAAGTAAAAATTTAAAACTCCCATCTATATCTGCATGGTTTCCATTTAAAGCCCCTAGTATTTTTATACTAGGCAAAATACCTTTTTGGATGCTCGAATAGTCCTTATAAGAAGCTTTTAGCTGATTTAACTTTGCCTGTACCTGTGGCTTATAAACAAGCATTTTCAATTCTATATCAAAATTAAGCTTATGTATAGAAAAATCATCTAAACTATAAGCTAATATTGCATTGATTAAATTCTCATCCTCTTTACCAAGTAAGTCTTTAATATTTTTAAGTGTTAAGTCTTTATTTTGCAAATTTGCGATGATGTTTTGCCTGGTACTTAGTAAAGATTTTTTAATGTTTAAAAGATCAATATACTCAACCTTGCCATAATTAAATTTTGTGGTATAAATTTCTAGCATTTTTTCAAGATTTTTTAAATGATTATTTAACAAACGATCTACATCATTAAAGTAGATCAACTCAAAAATTGCATTCATTGTTAAATTTACTGTGTCAAGTTCCAAAGTACGTAATTCATACTCACTTGCTTTTGCTAAAAACTCAGAACTTGCAACTTGATCTGAAATTTTGCCATACACGTCAAGCTCATAATTTAATATAATCCCATTAGAAAAATCATGCGTTTGTAAACCGTTGTTTAAATTTTTCCTTACACTTGCACCCAAATTACCGCTTAGAGTAGGATATAAATCTAACTTCAAAAGCTTATATCTTGTTAAGGTGCTTAAAAAATTTATCCGTGCAATATTTAAATCTTTATTATTATTAATTACAGCATCTAAAATATGATTTAAATCTTGATTATTATATTTTTTCCACCATGCTTTGCTTGCATTAAACTCTTCAAAATACTCTTTTTTTATTTGTTCTTGAGATACTTGCTCTAATTTTACTCCTACACAAGCATTAAAGAAAAAAGCTATAAAACACAATAAAAATATTTTCATTTTATTCCTTTGATAAAGCATTAATAGGATTCAAATTTGCAGCATTTCTAGCTGGAAAAAATCCAAAAATAATACCGATTACAACCGAACTTAAAAGTCCTAAAAATACCGAATCAAGCGAAAGTATCATGGTAAAACCTATTTTTAAAGAATTAAACACTTCTATAACCACAAAAGAAAGCATTACACCCAAAATAGCCCCTAAAGAGCAAATCAATACAGCTTCAATCAAAAACTGCATTAAAATATCCTCCTTTCTTGCACCAATTGCCATTCTTACTCCAATCTCCCTTGTACGCTCACTCACTGAAACAAGCATGATATTCATCACACCAATACCACCTACTATCAACGAAACTACCGCAATAGAAGAAATCAATAAAGTCAATGTAGCAGTGTTTTCTTCGATTTTTTGTTTAATTTTGTCTAAATTGACTGTAAAAAAATCTTTTTTACCGCGCTTAATTTCTAAAATTTTAACAATAGCTTCTTCGGCTAATGAAGGCTCAACCTCATCTTTTACCTTAGTTACAATAACTCTTATTCTCTTATCACCTGTAATTTTATTCATCAAGGTAGAATAAGGTGTAAATATTTTTACAGTGTTTTCATCTGCGCCAAAATCATCTTTATCTACCTTTTTAGAAACTCCTACAACAATCAAAGGCTGTTTGTTAAAAATAATACTTTTACCCAAAACATCTTTCGTGCTAATATTATCAAACAAAATTCTCAAAGTATTCTCATCTACAATGCAAATATTTGCGTTATCTTTAATATCCTCATCATTAATAAACCTGCCATCAACCATCACAGATCCGCTTAGTTTTAGATGGTTTGGTCCCACTCCACGAATTCTTGCTTGTAATGAGTTATTTTTATAAGTTACTACTCCAACTCTACCAATTTCAGCCTCAACTGCTTCTAAATACGGCAAGGAATTTAAAGTTTTCAAATCACTTAAATTAAGTGTTGTCCTACCAGATCTTATATCCCCCAAATCTCTACCAGATACAATTTCTATGGTATTTGTTCCTATCGAATTAATCGAAGCTAAAATTCTTTCTTGAGCACCAAGACCCAAAGCCACCACACAAACCACAGAGGCTATCCCTATAATAATACCAAGCATAGTAAGCAAAGAACGTAACTTATGTGCTACAATTGACGCAATGGACATCTTTAAGCTTTCAAAGAGTTGATTTTTAAACAAAACAAAGTTTTTTTTCTCTTTTGGCATAACCCTAGCTTGAAATTTCTCTGCTTTTTTTGCTCCACTATCGCTAATAATTTTACCATCTTTAATTTCTATAACTCTTTTTGCCTTTACTGCAATCTCCTTATCATGAGTCACTAAAACAATAGTGTGTCCTTGTTCATTTAACTTATTTAAAATTTCTAAAACAATCTTTCCACTTTTAGAATCAAGTGCACCAGTTGGCTCATCAGCAAGTATCAATTCTCCTCCATTCATCAAGGCTCTTGCTATAGAAACCCTTTGTTGCTGCCCCCCGCTTAATTCATTTGGTTTAGATAATTCTTTGTGATCAAGTTCCAAAAAAGAAAGTAGTTTTTTTGCTTTTTCAAGACGATCTTGCTTGTTTTTTCCCGCATAAACAGCAGGCAAAGCTACATTATCTTTGGCATTTAAAAGACTAAGCAAATTATATCTTTGAAAAATAAAACCGATCTTTTCCCGCCTTATTCTTGCTTTTTCATCTTTATCGAGCTTAGTTACCTCATATTGATCCAAAAAATACTTTCCACTACTTGGCTCATCAAGCGTACCTATAATATTTAAAAGAGAAGTTTTTCCGCTACCTGATTGCCCAATGATAGCTACAAATTCTCCTTTTTGAATATAAAGATTAATATTTTCTAAAATCGTAGTATGGTTGATCTTTTTTTGAATATTTTCTAAGCATATCATTTTTTATTTTTACCCACAATAACCAAATCACCTTCGCTTATACCTTCTAAAATTTGAGTATTCAAGCTGTCTTTTATACCCAATTTTACAGGCATTTTAACACTACTTTCATCCGCTTTTAAAATTTCTACATAATAGCCATTCGTATCACTTTTTATTGCTAAAGTAGGTATTACCAAAACCTGATCTTGTGTGTTTATGGCTATTTCATTTTCAGTACTCATACCTATACGTAAAAAATTATTGTCATTTTTTACAAAAACCCTAGCATAATAATACACCGCACTAGTACTAGTGCTTGAACTTGAGTTTAAGTTGGTATTGCTTGTTGCATCACTAATGGTAGTATTAGCTGGATCTATACTAGAAATCACTGCTTCATATTTTTTATCCGGTTCATTTAAAATGCTAAATTTAACTTTTTTACCCACACTAATTTTATTAATATCAGCTTCTGCTATTTGCATGCGAATTTCCATTTCACTTAAATCAGCCAAACGCACTATACTTGGTGTATTTTGATTTGCATTTACAGTTTGACCCTCTTCAACTGCAACATTGATAATTTCACCCTTGCTAGGAGCAGTTATTGTAGTATAAGCCAAATCTTTTTGAGCATTTTTTAAAGAAATTTCAAGCTGAGTGGTTTGAGCTTTTAAATCAGCTACATTTGCTTTTAAAACATAAAAAGTATTTTTAAGATTTTCAAGATTTTCCAAAGAAGTAGCTTTTTTAGCATAAAGCTTTTGTTCTCTTTCATATTGTTCCGTAGCTATTTCAAGAGCAATTTTTTTACTTTCTAAATTTGCCATTGCGCTTTCAAGTCTAGCTTTAGTAATATCTAAATCATTTTGTTGTTTATCTTTATCAATTTGAGCGATTAAATCTCCTTCATTAACATGATCACCCAATTTCACATAAAGCTTTGTAATTTGTCCACTGACCTGCGCACCAACATCTACTTGAGTTTTTGCATATACCTCACCAACTGCTTCTATACTCTGAGTTATATCCTGTCTTTTAACTTCATAAGTTAAGTAATTATACTCTTGCTTTTTTGCAAAAAAGAAAAAATACACCCCCAAAGCAAGTGTGATTAATAATATACTTAAATAAACTATCTTTTTCATTTTTCACCTTTAAAAATAAATATATTAAATCATTTGTGTGAAGTAAAAATAAAATTGTAGCAATAAAATATAATTTTAACAATTTTAAAAGCTAATAAGATATAAGATAAAACAAAAAAGGAATCATCATGCAAAATTATTTAAATTTAATGCAAAATCGCGCTTCGATTAGATCTTACACTAAAGATAGCATTTCTAGGCAAAACCTAGAATACATCTTAGAATGTGCTAGATTATCCCCTAGTTCTTTGGGACTTGAACCATGGAAATTTTTTGTCTTTCAGCAAGAAAAACATAAAAAAGAAATCGCTACCATTGCAAACAATCAAACCCATGTTGCAGATTGTGCTGCTATCATTGTTGTGATCTCAAGAGCAGATTTTAAGGATTATTTTATAGAGAAGCTTAAAAAACGCAATATAAGTCAAGAAGAGCTTGATAAACGCATTCAAACCTATCAACCGTTTATAGATTCTATGAATTTAGAACAACGTTTTATTTATGCAAAAGAACAAAGTTATCTTGCTATTGCAAATATCATCAATGCAGCTCATAGTTTAAATTTAGGCTCATGTGTGATTGGAGGATTTAATCAAGAAAAAATGAATCAATACCTCCAACTAGACGCTCACAAAGAAAGAGTTTCGATGCTAATCACCCTAGGCCATATAAATACCAACCCAAACACACAAAAAGCTCGTTTTGCTTTTGATGAAGTGGTGGAATTTAAAGACTGAAAATAATAAAACTTCATTTAATGTTGATATAATAAAATAAGATTTTCAAGTTAAATGGAGTATTCAATGCAAGGAAATTTTTTAAAAATCTTTGGCGTACTGCCATTTTTGGCAGTAGCTTTTATCAATGCTTTTGTAGACTTAGGTCACAAAATCATCATACAAAACACTATCTATAAAGTATATGAAGATAGTACTCAACTTTTTTTAACCGCTATTGTCAATGCCTTAATGCTTCTACCCTTTGTCCTTATGCTTTCACCTTCAGGTTTTTTAGCTGATAAATTCCCTAAAAATAAAATCATGAAGATGTCTGCATATTTTTCTGTGGTTTTAACCTGCATTATTTGCTTGTGTTATTATCTTGGTGCATTTTGGCTTGCTTTTGCTATGACTTTTATCATGGGGGTACAATCTGCCTTGTATTCTCCTGCCAAATATGGCTTTATTAAAGAATTAGTAGGCAAAGAACTCTTAGCCATGGGAAATGGAGCCGTTAACGCTGTTAGTATAGTAGCTATATTAGCAGGTATGGCAGTATTTTCTCTAAGTTTTGAAATGCTCTTTGACTCAAATTTTAACGATAGTTCAGATGTTTTACAGCAAATAGCGCCTTTAGGTTTTGTTTTAATAGCCTTTTCACTATTGGAACTTTTTTTGGCACATAAACTCCCTAGTTTAAAAGAAGAAGATAAAAATTTAAGTTTTAATAAAAAACAATACTTTCAAGGAAAACTTTTAGCTTCTAATTTAAAAACTATATTTTCCCATAAGGTCATTTGGCTTTGTATTATAGGAATTTCACTTTTTTGGGCTATATCACAACTATATCTAGTAAGCTTTCCTGTATATGCAAAAAATAACCTTTTTATCGAAAATACCTTTTATGTACAGTGTTCTTTAGCTTTTTCTGGCATAGGAGTGATCATAGGATCGCTTATTAGTGGTAAATTTTCGAAAAACTATATCGAATTAGGTCTTATACCTCTTGGTGCTTTGGGTATTTTTCTTATAAGTCTTTTAATGCCGTTTTTAGAAACCTTATTAAGCTATAGTGCAGTATTTTTTGTATTTGGCTTATGTGGTGCATTTTTCATCATACCTTTAAATTCTCTCATACAATTTCATGCTAAAGAAAATGAACTAGGAAAGGTACTAGCTGGAAACAACTTCATTCAAAATGTCTTTATGCTAGGCTTTTTAATGTTAGCTACCTTGGGTGCTTATTTAGAATTACAAGCAAGTACTTTGTTTTATTTTATTATGGTTGTAGCACTACTAGGAAGTATTTATGTACTTGGTAAATTACCTTTTTCTTTGGTGCGTTTGCTAATGAGCCTAGCCTTTTTTCAACGCTATCGCTTACTAGTAGAAGGTTTTGAGAATATCCCTGAAAAAGGTGGTGCTTTACTTTTAGGAAATCATATCTCATTTATTGATTGGGCTATAGTACAAATGGTCATACCGAGAAAAATTTATTTTGTTATGGAAAGAAGCATTTATTCAAAATGGTATATTAAGGTATTTTTAGACAAATTTGGTGTTATACCTGTTTCTAGCGCTTCAAGCAAATCAAGCTTAGAATTAATCGCTATGCATATTAAAAATGGTAATCTAGTTTGTCTTTTCCCAGAAGGAGTACTTTCACGCCATGGACAGCTTAATGAATTTAAAGGTGGTTTTGAATTGGTTTGTTCCAAGCTAGAAGAACGCGATGGAGTGATTTTACCTTTTTACATCAAAGGGCTTTGGGGAAGTGCTTTTTCAAGAAGCGATGAAGAATTTTCAGCAAGAAATCGCAAAATAAGCAAAAGAAAAATCGCTATTGCATTTGGAAAAAGTTTGCCAATACATTCTAAAAAAGAAGTAGTAAAAGCAAAAGTTTTTGAACTTTCTTTTGTTGCTTGGAAATCTCAATGCGAAAGCATGCACACCATT
Encoded here:
- a CDS encoding major antigenic peptide/PpiC-type peptidyl-prolyl cis-trans isomerase; this translates as MKKISLVTAALLTGLSLNAAVVATLDGNNISDTEVNEFFAPMLRGAKITDLPAEQKKAIIDQYIIQQLVLKDAKAQKIENDPSYKEELERAKEAILVNIYQKKIFDSIKNNDAKAKKYYEANKDKFTKPAQVKAKHILVTNEKEAKDIIVQLSKLSGKALNDKFAQLAKEKSIDKGSSAQGGDLGWFAESTMVKPFADAAFSMKKGTISKTPVKSDFGYHVILKEDARAKSTMSYNEVKAGIESNIKMEEFKELMNKKAQELRQKAKVEYK
- the nth gene encoding endonuclease III, translating into MKRNLEIKKLFLEHFGQAKTELVFSNAYELLVCVMLSAQCTDKRVNLITPALFKAYPSVQDLAKANLSSLKLLINSCSFYNNKAQNLIKMAQAVCEQFNGEIPLNEQDLKSLAGVGQKTAHVVMIEWCGANCMAVDTHVFRVSHRLHLSKAKTPEETEKDLTKIFKDNLNYLHQAMVLFGRYTCKAKNPLCKECFLNHLCKSKDKKLI
- the gltS gene encoding sodium/glutamate symporter; this translates as MKFDFYATLVTMVIVLLLGVFVIKRVKFLRDYNIPEPVVGGGIAAIVLLILHSSFSLNIKFDESMKDPLMLAFFSSIGLLADFSSLKKGGRKLAIFLVVVVGLLLAQNIVGIGVATAMGQNPLMGLIAGSVTMSGGHGTGAAWAAEFIKEPYLYSSATTVAIACATFGLISGGIIGGPVARYLVNKHKLVVPKQNDDKDAILNFQSPEKERLITPSSFIESLALIALCLLIGSALSTYIKTNTGFTLPTFVYCLFVGVVLRNILSATKIHHVFDREVSVLGNVSLSLFLALALMTINLWDLVTLALPMLVILVVQVAMMAAFAIFITFRVCGKDYDAAVLAAGHCGFGLGATPTAMVNMQTVTNHYGMSHMEFIIVPLVGAFFIDIVNALVINAFLYLPFFH
- a CDS encoding MacB family efflux pump subunit; amino-acid sequence: MICLENIQKKINHTTILENINLYIQKGEFVAIIGQSGSGKTSLLNIIGTLDEPSSGKYFLDQYEVTKLDKDEKARIRREKIGFIFQRYNLLSLLNAKDNVALPAVYAGKNKQDRLEKAKKLLSFLELDHKELSKPNELSGGQQQRVSIARALMNGGELILADEPTGALDSKSGKIVLEILNKLNEQGHTIVLVTHDKEIAVKAKRVIEIKDGKIISDSGAKKAEKFQARVMPKEKKNFVLFKNQLFESLKMSIASIVAHKLRSLLTMLGIIIGIASVVCVVALGLGAQERILASINSIGTNTIEIVSGRDLGDIRSGRTTLNLSDLKTLNSLPYLEAVEAEIGRVGVVTYKNNSLQARIRGVGPNHLKLSGSVMVDGRFINDEDIKDNANICIVDENTLRILFDNISTKDVLGKSIIFNKQPLIVVGVSKKVDKDDFGADENTVKIFTPYSTLMNKITGDKRIRVIVTKVKDEVEPSLAEEAIVKILEIKRGKKDFFTVNLDKIKQKIEENTATLTLLISSIAVVSLIVGGIGVMNIMLVSVSERTREIGVRMAIGARKEDILMQFLIEAVLICSLGAILGVMLSFVVIEVFNSLKIGFTMILSLDSVFLGLLSSVVIGIIFGFFPARNAANLNPINALSKE
- a CDS encoding 2-acylglycerophosphoethanolamine acyltransferase / acyl-acyl carrier protein synthetase; this translates as MQGNFLKIFGVLPFLAVAFINAFVDLGHKIIIQNTIYKVYEDSTQLFLTAIVNALMLLPFVLMLSPSGFLADKFPKNKIMKMSAYFSVVLTCIICLCYYLGAFWLAFAMTFIMGVQSALYSPAKYGFIKELVGKELLAMGNGAVNAVSIVAILAGMAVFSLSFEMLFDSNFNDSSDVLQQIAPLGFVLIAFSLLELFLAHKLPSLKEEDKNLSFNKKQYFQGKLLASNLKTIFSHKVIWLCIIGISLFWAISQLYLVSFPVYAKNNLFIENTFYVQCSLAFSGIGVIIGSLISGKFSKNYIELGLIPLGALGIFLISLLMPFLETLLSYSAVFFVFGLCGAFFIIPLNSLIQFHAKENELGKVLAGNNFIQNVFMLGFLMLATLGAYLELQASTLFYFIMVVALLGSIYVLGKLPFSLVRLLMSLAFFQRYRLLVEGFENIPEKGGALLLGNHISFIDWAIVQMVIPRKIYFVMERSIYSKWYIKVFLDKFGVIPVSSASSKSSLELIAMHIKNGNLVCLFPEGVLSRHGQLNEFKGGFELVCSKLEERDGVILPFYIKGLWGSAFSRSDEEFSARNRKISKRKIAIAFGKSLPIHSKKEVVKAKVFELSFVAWKSQCESMHTIARSWIDSAKRNLNQIAIVDPLIGGITYRKMLALSLVFSSFIKNRSYDLNIQPTQGSYAPKEECIGILLPASMASSLCNLSVLLANKIVVNLNFTAGTKAINQAIQSSQIQQIYTSRKFIEKLESKGVKLEFETHVRLIFMEDVIASFKTQKFKIFSMLALVSILPTCLLKTLFAPNKQNLAVVAILFSSGSEGMPKGVMLNNRNILSNIAQISDVLCAKNEDVVLSSLPPFHAFGLTVTTFLPLLEGIKSVTHADPTDALGVAKAVAKNNVSIMCGTSTFLGIYARNKKLDAIMFESLRIIVSGAEKLKNEVRTAFEMKFKKPIFEGYGATETTPVASVNLPNKFDPDYWILHRANKEGSVGMPLPGSAIRIVDPSSYKSLNHGEDGLILIGGHQVMVGYLNNKEKTDEVIKEIDGIRWYNTGDKGHVDEDGFLYIIDRYSRFAKVGGEMVSLGALEEEIAKFINTEVVKFCAVALEDDKKGEAVCLLIECQEQDFKGICEAIKNSTMPAIFKPSKYFKVEQIPLLGSGKVDLKGAKDLAKNLQEN
- a CDS encoding efflux RND transporter periplasmic adaptor subunit, which encodes MKKIVYLSILLITLALGVYFFFFAKKQEYNYLTYEVKRQDITQSIEAVGEVYAKTQVDVGAQVSGQITKLYVKLGDHVNEGDLIAQIDKDKQQNDLDITKARLESAMANLESKKIALEIATEQYEREQKLYAKKATSLENLENLKNTFYVLKANVADLKAQTTQLEISLKNAQKDLAYTTITAPSKGEIINVAVEEGQTVNANQNTPSIVRLADLSEMEIRMQIAEADINKISVGKKVKFSILNEPDKKYEAVISSIDPANTTISDATSNTNLNSSSSTSTSAVYYYARVFVKNDNNFLRIGMSTENEIAINTQDQVLVIPTLAIKSDTNGYYVEILKADESSVKMPVKLGIKDSLNTQILEGISEGDLVIVGKNKK
- a CDS encoding TolC-like outer membrane efflux protein, with product MKIFLLCFIAFFFNACVGVKLEQVSQEQIKKEYFEEFNASKAWWKKYNNQDLNHILDAVINNNKDLNIARINFLSTLTRYKLLKLDLYPTLSGNLGASVRKNLNNGLQTHDFSNGIILNYELDVYGKISDQVASSEFLAKASEYELRTLELDTVNLTMNAIFELIYFNDVDRLLNNHLKNLEKMLEIYTTKFNYGKVEYIDLLNIKKSLLSTRQNIIANLQNKDLTLKNIKDLLGKEDENLINAILAYSLDDFSIHKLNFDIELKMLVYKPQVQAKLNQLKASYKDYSSIQKGILPSIKILGALNGNHADIDGSFKFLLLGGNVAIELPFLDFYRVKQNVKISELAYQARLFEYKDVLQKAIHEFKLCYENDRYYNALLNLVKDINANQAKITQLYYEKYELGRSELKDYLDANTLLINSLQELSRAKLSLLKNINLYHNIVLISG
- a CDS encoding nitroreductase, with amino-acid sequence MQNYLNLMQNRASIRSYTKDSISRQNLEYILECARLSPSSLGLEPWKFFVFQQEKHKKEIATIANNQTHVADCAAIIVVISRADFKDYFIEKLKKRNISQEELDKRIQTYQPFIDSMNLEQRFIYAKEQSYLAIANIINAAHSLNLGSCVIGGFNQEKMNQYLQLDAHKERVSMLITLGHINTNPNTQKARFAFDEVVEFKD